From Gemmatimonadaceae bacterium, the proteins below share one genomic window:
- a CDS encoding isoprenyl transferase, with product MSPADLLAKIRLHGVVPRHVAIIMDGNGRWARERMLPRPIGHRNGMKAVREVVEGALEVGLEALSLFAFSQENWQRPAGEVTALMSLLEEYIQREADELERQGVRVQVIGELERLVPAARAAVDRVVSQTAGNTKLTLNLFISYGSRAELTRAAQKIAEQVAAGALKPEQVDQELFASQLLTVGCPDPDLLIRTSGEQRISNFLLWQLAYTELFISPVLWPDFSRANLYEAILDFQQRDRRFGKVAV from the coding sequence ATGAGCCCCGCCGACCTACTCGCCAAGATCCGCCTGCACGGCGTGGTCCCCCGGCACGTGGCCATCATCATGGATGGCAACGGGCGCTGGGCGCGCGAGCGGATGCTGCCGCGGCCCATCGGCCACCGGAATGGCATGAAGGCGGTGCGCGAGGTGGTGGAAGGCGCGCTGGAAGTCGGGCTCGAGGCGCTCTCGCTGTTCGCGTTCTCGCAGGAGAACTGGCAGCGCCCCGCTGGCGAAGTGACGGCGCTGATGTCGCTGCTGGAGGAGTACATCCAGCGCGAAGCCGACGAGTTGGAGCGTCAGGGCGTGCGCGTGCAGGTCATCGGCGAGCTCGAGCGCCTGGTACCCGCGGCGCGTGCCGCCGTGGACCGCGTGGTGTCGCAGACGGCGGGCAACACGAAGCTCACGCTCAACCTGTTCATCTCGTACGGCTCGCGCGCCGAACTGACGCGCGCGGCGCAGAAGATCGCCGAGCAGGTGGCGGCGGGTGCGCTGAAGCCGGAGCAGGTGGACCAGGAGTTGTTCGCCTCGCAGCTGTTGACGGTGGGCTGCCCGGATCCGGACCTGTTGATCCGCACCTCGGGCGAGCAGCGCATCTCCAACTTCCTGCTCTGGCAGTTGGCCTACACCGAGCTGTTCATCTCGCCGGTGCTGTGGCCTGACTTCTCGCGCGCCAACCTGTACGAGGCCATCCTCGACTTCCAACAGCGCGACCGGCGGTTCGGCAAGGTCGCGGTCTGA
- the frr gene encoding ribosome recycling factor has protein sequence MSDTATILKDARSGMEKGVEAAKREFSSVRSGKASPAMLDTVKVEMYGQLMQMNQVANVSAPEPRLLLVTPFDKGQVKAVEKAIRESNLGLDPAVQGHQIRVPLPAMNEQRRKELAKMLHKYAEDGRIAVRHARTHARDLLKKLSGVSEDEVKHAEKDLQKLHDEEIAKIDAVMKAKEAEIMEV, from the coding sequence ATGAGCGATACCGCAACGATCCTGAAGGACGCCCGCAGCGGCATGGAGAAGGGCGTCGAGGCCGCCAAGCGCGAGTTCTCGTCCGTGCGTTCCGGCAAGGCCAGCCCGGCCATGCTCGACACGGTGAAGGTCGAGATGTACGGCCAGTTGATGCAGATGAACCAGGTGGCCAACGTCTCGGCGCCGGAGCCGCGCCTGCTGCTCGTCACGCCCTTCGACAAGGGCCAGGTGAAGGCGGTGGAGAAGGCGATCCGCGAGTCGAACCTCGGCCTGGACCCGGCGGTGCAGGGTCACCAGATCCGCGTGCCGCTGCCGGCGATGAACGAGCAGCGTCGCAAAGAATTGGCAAAGATGCTGCACAAGTACGCCGAGGACGGTCGCATTGCGGTGCGTCACGCGCGCACGCATGCGCGCGACCTGCTCAAGAAGCTGAGCGGCGTGTCCGAGGACGAGGTGAAGCACGCCGAGAAGGACCTGCAGAAGCTGCACGACGAGGAGATCGCGAAGATCGACGCGGTGATGAAGGCGAAGGAAGCGGAGATTATGGAGGTCTGA
- the pyrH gene encoding UMP kinase: MTLKYPRVLLKLSGEALAGERGFGFDFETIREFARQVKAISDLGAQVGMVIGGGNIVRGSQISKMGMDRVSADYMGMLGTVINALAFQDVLEREGLDTRVMTAIRMEEVAEPFIRRRAMRHLEKGRAVIFAAGTGNPYFSTDTAAVLRAIQMKADVIIKATSVDGVYSADPKQDPNAKKFDQISHMDVVSKELKVMDHTAITLCKENNLPLIVLNIHTKGVVAAALRGEAVGTLVQ; encoded by the coding sequence ATGACGCTCAAGTATCCCAGAGTCCTCCTCAAGCTCTCCGGCGAGGCCCTCGCCGGAGAGCGCGGCTTCGGTTTCGACTTCGAGACCATCCGCGAGTTCGCGCGCCAAGTAAAGGCCATCAGCGACCTCGGCGCGCAGGTGGGGATGGTGATCGGCGGCGGCAACATCGTCCGCGGGTCGCAGATCTCGAAGATGGGGATGGACCGCGTCTCCGCGGATTACATGGGCATGCTCGGCACGGTGATCAACGCCCTCGCCTTCCAGGACGTGCTGGAGCGCGAAGGGCTCGACACCCGTGTGATGACGGCGATCCGGATGGAAGAGGTCGCCGAGCCGTTCATCCGCCGCCGCGCCATGCGGCACCTGGAGAAGGGGCGCGCCGTGATCTTCGCGGCCGGCACCGGCAACCCGTATTTCTCGACGGACACCGCCGCCGTGCTGCGCGCCATCCAGATGAAGGCCGACGTCATCATCAAGGCGACCAGCGTGGACGGCGTCTACAGCGCCGACCCCAAGCAGGATCCCAACGCCAAGAAGTTCGATCAAATCTCCCATATGGACGTCGTGAGCAAGGAGCTCAAGGTGATGGACCACACGGCCATCACGCTCTGCAAGGAGAACAACCTCCCGCTCATCGTCCTGAACATCCACACAAAGGGCGTCGTCGCCGCCGCGTTGCGGGGCGAGGCCGTGGGGACTCTCGTACAATGA
- the tsf gene encoding translation elongation factor Ts: MAATQISAKDVAELRARTGAGMMDCKKALEEANGDMNAAVDILRKKGIAKADKRADRAASEGQIVIWNSPDGKTAAMIELNCETDFVGRNDEFVALSKQMAQHVGQDASVDGLVTVGADGAYLGTNWSLEAGRTVGDIVKAASAKTGEKVELRRVARFTTAGTVGSYLHFNGKAGVIAEIVGGDGEQAKELGKSVAEHVAAGVPTVALAVDKDGVSADYLAKEREIFVAQAVESGKPQAIAEKMVEGRIAKLLGEITLLGQPWVRDDKQTIGDLVASTAKAAGQPLAVKRFARFKMGEA; encoded by the coding sequence ATGGCTGCCACGCAGATCAGTGCCAAGGACGTCGCCGAGCTCCGGGCCCGCACGGGCGCGGGGATGATGGATTGCAAGAAGGCCCTCGAGGAGGCCAACGGCGACATGAACGCCGCCGTGGACATCCTGCGCAAGAAGGGCATCGCCAAGGCCGACAAGCGCGCCGACCGCGCCGCCTCCGAGGGCCAGATCGTGATCTGGAACTCGCCGGACGGCAAGACGGCCGCGATGATCGAGCTCAACTGCGAGACGGACTTCGTGGGCCGCAACGACGAGTTCGTCGCGCTGTCCAAGCAGATGGCCCAGCACGTCGGGCAGGACGCCTCCGTGGACGGCCTCGTGACCGTCGGCGCCGACGGCGCCTACCTCGGCACCAACTGGTCGCTCGAGGCTGGTCGCACCGTCGGTGACATCGTGAAGGCCGCCTCCGCCAAGACCGGCGAGAAGGTGGAGCTGCGCCGCGTGGCGCGCTTCACCACGGCCGGCACGGTGGGCAGCTACCTGCACTTCAACGGCAAGGCCGGCGTGATCGCGGAGATCGTCGGCGGCGATGGCGAGCAGGCCAAGGAGCTGGGCAAGTCGGTGGCCGAGCACGTGGCCGCGGGCGTGCCGACGGTGGCGCTTGCGGTCGACAAGGATGGCGTCAGCGCCGACTACCTGGCCAAGGAGCGCGAGATCTTCGTGGCCCAGGCCGTCGAGAGCGGCAAGCCGCAGGCGATCGCCGAGAAGATGGTCGAGGGCCGCATCGCCAAGCTGCTCGGCGAGATCACGCTGCTCGGTCAGCCCTGGGTGCGCGACGACAAGCAGACCATCGGCGATCTGGTGGCATCGACGGCGAAGGCGGCGGGTCAGCCGCTGGCCGTGAAGCGCTTCGCGCGCTTCAAGATGGGCGAGGCCTGA
- the rpsB gene encoding 30S ribosomal protein S2 codes for MSTPSLDELLKAGVHFGHQTRRWNPKMRRFIFAERNGIHIIDLQKTVAQIEKAKELARAVVMRGEQVLFVCTKQQLAAIVSSEAERSGSMHITERWLGGLLTNFATVKKQIRKLKELEAGSQEGGAFENYTKKEQLMMSRQRDKLSKNLAGIKSLGRLPGLMFVVDAKKERIAVDEANKLGIPIIAICDTNSDPDLISVPIAGNDDAIRSVELITRALADTIAEARREAPTRPEVEESGEATTWSSERGTERDRSGDDERGRKRRPRRRRAKPEAIAARLKGGAEAGEAAEGGDAEGEASAE; via the coding sequence ATGTCTACTCCCTCGCTCGACGAACTCCTCAAGGCCGGTGTCCACTTCGGCCACCAGACCCGCCGTTGGAACCCCAAGATGCGCCGCTTCATCTTCGCGGAGCGCAACGGGATCCACATCATCGACCTGCAGAAGACGGTCGCCCAGATCGAGAAGGCCAAGGAACTCGCCCGCGCCGTCGTCATGCGCGGTGAGCAGGTCCTCTTCGTCTGCACCAAGCAGCAGCTCGCCGCCATCGTCTCGTCCGAGGCGGAGCGTTCGGGCTCGATGCACATCACCGAGCGCTGGCTCGGCGGCCTGCTGACCAACTTCGCCACGGTCAAGAAGCAGATCCGCAAGCTCAAGGAGCTCGAGGCCGGCTCGCAGGAAGGCGGCGCCTTCGAGAACTACACGAAGAAGGAACAGCTGATGATGTCCCGTCAGCGCGACAAGCTCTCGAAGAACCTCGCGGGCATCAAGTCGCTCGGCCGTCTGCCGGGCCTGATGTTCGTCGTGGACGCCAAGAAGGAGCGCATCGCGGTGGACGAGGCCAACAAGCTTGGCATCCCGATCATCGCCATCTGCGACACCAACTCGGACCCGGACCTCATCTCGGTCCCGATCGCCGGCAACGACGACGCCATCCGCTCCGTGGAGCTGATCACGCGCGCCCTGGCCGACACCATCGCCGAGGCCCGTCGCGAGGCGCCGACCCGTCCCGAGGTCGAGGAGTCGGGTGAGGCCACCACGTGGTCGTCCGAGCGCGGCACCGAGCGTGACCGCAGCGGCGACGACGAGCGCGGCCGCAAGCGCCGTCCGCGGCGCCGTCGGGCCAAGCCGGAAGCCATCGCGGCCCGCCTCAAGGGCGGCGCGGAGGCCGGTGAGGCCGCCGAGGGTGGCGACGCTGAAGGGGAAGCATCGGCAGAGTAA
- the rpsI gene encoding 30S ribosomal protein S9, with protein MAENTIHTIGRRKEAICRVYLTPGTGKWDLNGRTLGDYFPRPALVTAIQQPFTATDTLGSYDVKANLTGGGQTGQAGALRLAISRALVKIDEEHRRKLRDLGLLTRDARAVERKKPGRPKARKRFQFSKR; from the coding sequence ATGGCTGAGAACACGATCCACACCATCGGCCGCCGCAAGGAAGCCATCTGCCGCGTCTATCTCACCCCCGGCACGGGCAAGTGGGACCTGAACGGCCGCACCTTGGGCGACTACTTCCCGCGCCCGGCCCTCGTGACGGCGATCCAGCAGCCGTTCACGGCGACCGACACGCTCGGCTCGTATGACGTGAAGGCGAACCTCACCGGCGGCGGCCAGACCGGCCAGGCCGGTGCGCTGCGCCTCGCCATCTCCCGCGCCCTCGTGAAGATCGACGAGGAGCACCGCCGGAAGCTCCGCGACCTGGGCCTGCTCACGCGCGATGCGCGTGCGGTGGAGCGCAAGAAGCCGGGTCGTCCGAAGGCGCGTAAGCGGTTCCAGTTCAGCAAGCGATAG
- the rplM gene encoding 50S ribosomal protein L13, protein MRSTYTATPADLEPKWFIVDAEGLVLGRLATEVARIIRGKHKPMFTPHMDTGDNVIVINAAKIRVTGRKAEQKNYFKHTGYMGHEGFTPLASMLSKHPERVIEKAVYGMLPKNALGRQKLRLKLRVYADAKHPHAAQKPETLTFPKAEAK, encoded by the coding sequence ATGCGTAGCACGTACACGGCCACCCCGGCCGACCTTGAGCCCAAGTGGTTCATCGTCGACGCCGAGGGACTGGTCCTCGGTCGCCTCGCGACCGAAGTCGCGCGGATCATCCGCGGCAAGCACAAGCCGATGTTCACGCCCCACATGGATACCGGGGACAACGTGATCGTCATCAACGCGGCGAAGATCCGCGTCACCGGTCGCAAGGCCGAGCAGAAGAACTACTTCAAGCACACGGGCTACATGGGCCACGAGGGCTTCACGCCGCTGGCGTCGATGCTCTCGAAGCACCCGGAGCGCGTGATCGAGAAGGCCGTCTACGGCATGCTGCCGAAGAACGCCCTCGGTCGGCAGAAGCTGCGGCTCAAGCTGCGCGTCTACGCCGATGCGAAGCACCCGCACGCTGCCCAGAAGCCCGAGACGCTGACCTTCCCGAAGGCGGAGGCCAAGTAA